A region from the Paraurantiacibacter namhicola genome encodes:
- the rpmF gene encoding 50S ribosomal protein L32: MAVPKRKVSPHRRGNRRAHDSLKVEAFHECSNCGELKRPHNLCPACGFYNGREVLAPKGI, translated from the coding sequence ATGGCTGTCCCTAAGAGAAAAGTATCGCCGCATCGCCGGGGCAATCGCCGGGCACACGATTCGCTGAAGGTCGAAGCATTCCACGAATGCTCGAACTGCGGCGAACTCAAGCGTCCGCACAATCTGTGCCCTGCTTGCGGTTTCTACAACGGCCGCGAAGTTCTCGCCCCCAAGGGCATCTGA
- a CDS encoding MAPEG family protein gives MILPATLTVASGAALITIWHMARIGRMRLDTKTLHGDGGNELLQRRMRAQLNFVESAPFVLALLAVLEIAGKGGLWLLIIGIVYLMGRVAHAIGMDGDYPHRGRQAGTMITMATLLILAGAGLWLTVSHEPSSPLEVIEEAAGAEPHADAE, from the coding sequence ATGATTCTACCCGCCACACTGACAGTCGCCTCCGGCGCAGCGCTTATCACCATCTGGCACATGGCGCGGATCGGGCGGATGCGGCTGGATACGAAGACCCTGCACGGCGATGGCGGGAATGAACTGCTGCAACGCCGCATGCGCGCTCAGCTGAACTTCGTGGAAAGCGCCCCCTTCGTGCTGGCGTTGCTCGCTGTCCTCGAAATTGCCGGCAAGGGCGGGCTGTGGCTGCTGATCATCGGTATCGTGTACCTGATGGGCCGCGTGGCGCACGCCATCGGCATGGACGGCGATTATCCGCACAGGGGCCGGCAGGCCGGTACGATGATCACCATGGCGACGCTGCTGATCCTTGCGGGCGCGGGCCTGTGGCTGACGGTCAGCCATGAACCCAGCTCTCCGCTGGAAGTGATCGAGGAAGCAGCCGGGGCCGAACCGCACGCGGACGCGGAGTAA
- a CDS encoding MBL fold metallo-hydrolase, with amino-acid sequence MTQAPSIRAAIIPVTPFQQNCSLVWCTKTMRGALVDPGGELEKLKAAVEKAGVTLEKILLTHGHADHCGQAGMLAAELDIPIEGPHEDDRFWISRLEDDGLRFQMECKTFEPTRWLVDGDTVTVGEQTLEVLHCPGHTPGHVVFFHRDAQFAFVGDVLFQGSIGRTDFPMGNHQDLLDAITQKLWPLGDGVTFVPGHGSTSTFGQERASNPFVGDAVMARG; translated from the coding sequence ATGACACAAGCCCCCTCCATCCGCGCAGCTATAATTCCCGTCACGCCGTTCCAGCAGAACTGTTCGCTGGTGTGGTGCACGAAGACGATGCGCGGGGCGCTGGTCGATCCGGGCGGGGAGCTGGAGAAGCTGAAGGCCGCAGTGGAGAAGGCGGGCGTCACGCTGGAGAAGATCCTGCTGACCCATGGCCACGCGGACCATTGCGGGCAGGCGGGAATGTTGGCTGCGGAGCTGGACATCCCGATCGAGGGCCCGCACGAGGACGACCGCTTCTGGATTTCACGGCTGGAGGACGATGGCCTGCGCTTCCAGATGGAATGCAAGACCTTCGAGCCCACGCGCTGGCTGGTCGATGGCGACACGGTGACCGTGGGCGAGCAAACTCTCGAAGTGCTGCATTGCCCCGGCCACACGCCCGGCCACGTCGTGTTCTTCCACCGCGACGCGCAGTTTGCCTTCGTTGGTGACGTGCTGTTCCAGGGCAGCATCGGGCGAACCGATTTCCCGATGGGCAATCACCAGGACCTGCTGGATGCGATCACGCAGAAGCTGTGGCCGCTGGGCGACGGGGTAACCTTCGTACCCGGGCACGGCTCCACCAGCACCTTCGGCCAGGAGCGTGCCAGCAACCCCTTCGTGGGCGACGCCGTGATGGCGCGCGGCTGA